The Nitrospiria bacterium DNA window AGGACCCAGTCGGGGGTTACGGGGATCACGGGAACGGGAATGACCGTATCCGACCCGCGGCTGGATGAAACCGCCCAGAGAGCCGTCTTCGCGATTGATGGGAAGCCGAACGGCATCTTCAGTGTCGATCTGACGTATGATGCGGACGGGATCCCCAATCCCACGGAAATCAACATCGGGAAATTCTTCACCACCCATTATTTTTTTACAAAGGCGGGCCTGAACATGCCGTACATTTATCTCAAACTGGCCTTTGGAGAACCCCTCCCGGAAATACCAAGAATTCTGAACCCCCTTCCGGAAGGACTGCTTTGGATTCGAGGTATGGACAAAGAACCGCTGCTAACCACAATCGATGAAATCGAGAATGCAAAAAGAGCATTCAAAGAAACCCTCGGCTCGCTGAAAAACGATGGATAAGGCCAAGGTTTTGATCATAGGAAGCAGCGGCTTCTTAGGCCAAAGGCTCTGCGAAACCCTGGCCGGGGATGGTCACGACCTTGTCAGGGTCGGCCGAAGGCCGCCTTCGTCCCGTTTAATATCCGGTCCGTATTTCCAAATCGATGTCACGCAACGTGAAGGCTTGGAAACGCTTCTCGACCGGATCCCGGAGGTTCAACTTGTGATCTACCTGGCGGCGGCCACCCCTTATTCCCCGGAAACCCGCGATGATCTTACTTCCTTGCTAAAAACCAACATCATCGGGCCCTGTTACCTGTTAGAATGGCTCGATCGGGCGGGGCAGCACCTCGAGGGAATTTGTTTTGCCAGTTCGGTCGATGTTTATGGACCCGTAACGAAATCGCCCGTTGACGAACATTGTCTTACGCGGCCCGTGACGAATTACGGAATAACCAAATTGGCGGGCGAACTGCTTTTTTCAGACTATTGCGCAAAACGGGATATGCCCATGGCCGTCTTGCGGTTTACTCAGATTTACGGCCCGGCCGACAACAGCCCGAAACTTGTGACCGCCATGATGCGGGACGTCGCCGACGGCAAGCGCCCCACGATTTACGGGGACGGCTCGGACCTGAGAGATCT harbors:
- a CDS encoding NAD(P)-dependent oxidoreductase; this encodes MDKAKVLIIGSSGFLGQRLCETLAGDGHDLVRVGRRPPSSRLISGPYFQIDVTQREGLETLLDRIPEVQLVIYLAAATPYSPETRDDLTSLLKTNIIGPCYLLEWLDRAGQHLEGICFASSVDVYGPVTKSPVDEHCLTRPVTNYGITKLAGELLFSDYCAKRDMPMAVLRFTQIYGPADNSPKLVTAMMRDVADGKRPTIYGDGSDLRDLLFIDDAVASIKRFVETRQSGTFNVATGQSFSVLQIASQIMKQFAIDEPPRFLARQKDKVDFVFDTSRLNNDFGFRTTFDLEKGLQKTAQWLKHEHGV